ACGTTCATTTTAACTCAAATTATTTCGTAATGCGAACAACTTTTTAAACTGGTAATACACCCCTTATAAAGCTACTAATTAAATAGAAAATATAATATATAAAAATTTTTTATAAATGTTCATGAATTTTTATACATATAGTTCCACTATATATTTTTGTTATATAATAACCATTCATTATAATAATATAAGGTTTAATCCACTTTTTCCATCACCTCACCCACCTAAAACCACTGTATCAGTACACAAACAATTTCACCAAAAATGATTTTTTCATGCGATTTCATTTTACAAGTATAACGACATAACTAAGTATGTAAGCATTTTCATTTGCTATTTTACTTACTTAGTTGCATAATTAAGACATAAAGTTACTATAACTTTAAAACAATAATAGAGGTGTTAATAGATGATCTATGCAAACCCTAATACTGCTGGTGCAGTAGTTAACTTTAAAGAAAAATACGATAACTTTATCGGTGGCGAATGGGTAGCTCCTGTAAAAGGACAATACCTAGATGTAAAATCACCTGTAACTGGTAAAGTATTTACATCAGTTGCACGTTCAACTGAAGAAGATATTGAATTAGCATTAGACGCAGCACATGCAGCTAAAGGTGCCTGGGCACAAACTTCTGTTGCATACCGCGCGAATATTTTAAATAAAATTGCAGACCGCATTGAAGAAAATTTAGAAAAAATCGCTGTTGCTGAAACATGGGACAACGGTAAGGCAGTACGTGAAACATTAAACGCTGATATTCCTTTAGTAGTGGATCATTTCCGTTACTTTGCTGGTGCGATTCGTGCACAACAAGGCGGAATTTCTGAAATCGACAACGATACAGTAGCATACCACTTCCACGAGCCAATCGGGGTTGTCGGTCAAATTATTCCTTGGAACTTCCCATTATTAATGGCTTCTTGGAAAATTGCTCCGGCATTAGCTGCTGGTAACGTAATCGTAATGAAGCCTGCTGAACAAACACCAGCTTCAATCATGGTATTAATCGAATTAATTCAAGACTTATTACCAAAAGGCGTATTCAACGTTGTTAATGGTTTAGGTATCGAAGTTGGTAAACCACTTGCTACGAATCCACGTATCAACAAAGTGGCGTTCACTGGTTCTACTGGTGTAGGTCGTTTAATTATGCAATATGCTACAGAGAATATTATCCCTGTAACATTAGAGCTTGGCGGTAAATCACCAAACGTCTTCTTCCCAGACGTAATGGATCATGACGATGAGTATTTAGATAAAGCTATCGAAGGTTTAGTAATGTTCGCATTAAACTCAGGCGAAATTTGTACATGTCCTTCACGTGCATTAGTTCACGAATCTATCTATGACAAATTCATGGAACGTGTATTAGAGCGCGTTAAAGCAATCAAAATCGGTAACCCGTTAGATACAGAAGTAATGATGGGTGCTCAAGCTTCAAATGAGCAATTACAAAAAATCTTATCTTACATCGAAATCGGTAAAGAAGAAGGCGCTGAGCTACTTATCGGCGGCTACCAAAACCAATTAGATGCTGACCAAGAAGGCGGCTACTATGTGGCACCAACAGTATTCAAAGGTCACAACAAAATGCGTATCTTCCAAGAAGAGATCTTTGGTCCAGTTCTTTCTGTAACAACTTTCTCTACTTTCGAAGAAGCTATGGAAATCGCTAACGACACTGAATTCGGTCTAGGTGCTGGTGTATGGTCACGTAACATGGATACAGCTTACCGCGCTGTACGTGGTATCCAAGCTGGTCGTGTTTGGACAAACACTTACCACCAATACCCTGCTCACGCTGCATTCGGCGGATATAAAAAATCAGGTATCGGTCGCGAAAACCACTTAATGATGTTAGATCACTACCAACAAACAAAATGTATGTTAGTAAGCTATAACAAAAACGCTCAAGGTTTCTTCTAAGCCGAAACAAGAAGC
This window of the Solibacillus isronensis genome carries:
- the exaC gene encoding acetaldehyde dehydrogenase ExaC — translated: MIYANPNTAGAVVNFKEKYDNFIGGEWVAPVKGQYLDVKSPVTGKVFTSVARSTEEDIELALDAAHAAKGAWAQTSVAYRANILNKIADRIEENLEKIAVAETWDNGKAVRETLNADIPLVVDHFRYFAGAIRAQQGGISEIDNDTVAYHFHEPIGVVGQIIPWNFPLLMASWKIAPALAAGNVIVMKPAEQTPASIMVLIELIQDLLPKGVFNVVNGLGIEVGKPLATNPRINKVAFTGSTGVGRLIMQYATENIIPVTLELGGKSPNVFFPDVMDHDDEYLDKAIEGLVMFALNSGEICTCPSRALVHESIYDKFMERVLERVKAIKIGNPLDTEVMMGAQASNEQLQKILSYIEIGKEEGAELLIGGYQNQLDADQEGGYYVAPTVFKGHNKMRIFQEEIFGPVLSVTTFSTFEEAMEIANDTEFGLGAGVWSRNMDTAYRAVRGIQAGRVWTNTYHQYPAHAAFGGYKKSGIGRENHLMMLDHYQQTKCMLVSYNKNAQGFF